A genomic segment from Spinacia oleracea cultivar Varoflay chromosome 3, BTI_SOV_V1, whole genome shotgun sequence encodes:
- the LOC110803632 gene encoding DUF21 domain-containing protein At2g14520, whose product MAVEYSCCGSQFFIRIAICIILVLFAGLMSGLTLGLMSLSLVELEVLAKSGTPEDRKYAAKILPVVRKQHLLLCTLLICNAAAMEALPIFLDSLITAWGAVLLSVTLILLFGEIIPQAVCSRYGLAIGAAVAPLVRVLVWISFPVAYPISKVTQPYQTNHPHFSLSDFSHRKHKCFGFYTDPFLDLSLLYQLLDLMLGKEHKALFRRSELKTLVDLHGNEAGKGGELTHDETTIIAGALELTEKTARNAMTPIAEIFAIDIDSKLDRNLMKLILDKGHSRVPVYYENPTNIIGLILVKNLLTINPGDEVPVKNVTIRKIPRVSENMPLYDILNEFEKGRSHMAVVVRKGDSELSTSKHPQEEPLREVRVEMDGKQQSQERQLRSNTSLRKLKSFPQTTQELLRETSKGKKRSKNVESEILDITEKQLSEPPQNGEAIGIITMEDVIEELLQEEIYDETDYRHEN is encoded by the exons ATGGCAGTGGAGTATTCATGTTGTGGTTCACAGTTCTTCATAAGAATCGCGATATGCATAATACTGGTGTTGTTTGCTGGGTTGATGTCTGGACTCACCCTTGGACTCATGTCCCTTAGTCTTGTAGAGCTTGAAGTTCTTGCTAAATCTGGAACTCCAGAAGACCGTAAATATGCTG CAAAGATATTACCTGTTGTCAGGAAACAACACTTGTTGCTTTGTACCCTCTTAATATGCAATGCAGCTGCCATGGAG GCCCTTCCAATATTTCTTGACAGTTTGATTACAGCTTGGGGTGCTGTTCTTCTTTCTGTGACTCTGATACTCTTGTTTGGTGAG ATTATCCCACAAGCTGTTTGCTCGCGGTATGGCTTGGCAATTGGTGCTGCTGTTGCTCCTCTTGTACGAGTTCTAGTCTGGATTAGTTTCCCCGTTGCGTATCCAATAAGCAAGGTGACACAACCTTATCAAACAAATCATCCACATTTCTCTTTATCTGATTTTTCTCACAGAAAACACAAATGTTTTGGATTCTACACTGATCCTTTCCTCGATCTTTCTCTACTTTACCAGCTACTAGACCTTATGTTGGGAAAAGAACACAAAGCATTGTTTCGGCGATCTGAACTGAAAACTCTAGTTGACTTGCATGGAAATGAG GCAGGAAAAGGAGGAGAACTTACCCATGATGAGACTACTATTATTGCCGGGGCTCTTGAACTCACAGAAAAAACAGCAAGGAATGCTATGACTCCAATAGCAGAAATTTTTGCCATTGATATTGATTCTAAACTTGACAG GAATTTGATGAAATTGATATTGGATAAAGGACATAGCAGGGTTCCAGTTTATTatgaaaatccaacaaacattATAGGCCTAATCCTG GTGAAGAATTTGCTAACTATCAACCCAGGAGATGAGGTGCCAGTAAAGAATGTCACTATTCGCAAAATCCCAAG GGTTTCGGAGAACATGCCTTTATATGACATACTTAATGAATTTGAAAAAGGCCGCAGTCATATGGCTGTTGTCGTAAGAAAAGGGGACTCAGAACTGTCAACCAGCAAACATCCACAGGAAG AGCCTTTGAGAGAGGTTAGAGTAGAGATGGATGGCAAACAACAGTCCCAAGAAAGGCAATTGAGAAGCAACACATCACTGAGGAAATTGAAGAGCTTTCCACAGACTACCCAAGAGCTTCTAAGAGAAACTTCAAAAGGCAAAAAGAGGTCAAAAAATGTGGAATCAGAAATTTTAGACATCACAGAGAAACAACTTTCTGAACCCCCACAAAATGGAGAAGCTATTGGCATAATCACAATGGAAGATGTCATTGAAGAACTGCTACAG GAGGAAATATACGATGAAACTGATTACAGACACGAGAATTGA